The following coding sequences are from one Nymphalis io chromosome 5, ilAglIoxx1.1, whole genome shotgun sequence window:
- the LOC126768463 gene encoding uncharacterized protein LOC126768463, with protein sequence MGDAGGTMSVRGKFKGKVGEDEDPEEEVWNSEDEDETIARIQRAHFAQAAAMNPRKKITQRPRPMSHKRKMEAVKTFHDFTKKLKKDTGITIRSLIGQNVLELSDFSSDDNNTDSDGLSEEEFVVDPSAVEDLNDENDSYIDPETGDIVEAKKSKQMVAGLPKSILDESMVHKSDQEPKTLTISDIINDGGLDLIKNVEIAEVEQGELCSDKTTEELLNMSKQEDGTQDFELTEKLKEMEQISVKPLNNDEQEDEEKEQSEETQAETDEEKKASNPSTLNVRRNIREVMDEKNLDASTLAAQRQESERLARVQEQQRIIREVQRQIALNRQNKIHQKTLSLLQGGSSILKKGGSAQKLNLPNTVLVKLPSGDIKKTSVKQGQVEVTKVSKPTTSGASMLQKQMKPDQKSEKKEVVEIVDSSSGEDSSSSSSDSDDCIMLSDSEVPPSPEAEDDPGNSGLHVNDTYNVPDEQGRVLINIGHAENEEDIFLAPQIARIIKPHQIGGVRFLFDNIIESVQRFSTSTGFGCILAHSMGLGKTLQIVCFCDIFLRHTNSKTVLCIMPINTLQNWVAEFNMWLPLDATNSPLAAHGEVRPRNFPIYVLNDSHKTLQMRAKVVKEWSTVGGVLMIGYELYRLLSMKKDKKPRKKKKTDKNDAEKEKEEKKNERLDDDTQGMHSNHFKPLDDIRADRDDGDSLGKGDTEQKDDKKEDTQNDEDKKLLDEMYEALVKPGPDLVICDEGHRIKNSHSNISYALKQMRTKRRVVLTGYPLQNNLLEYWCMVDFVRPNYLGSKTEFCNMFERPIQNGQCIDSTPQDIRLMRYRAHVLHSLLVGFVQRRSHAVLQSTLPQKEEYVLLVRLTPLQRKLYDRFMNEVVRSASVPNPLKAFAICCKIWNHPDVLYNFLKKRNEVNAAIEEDLDLEEIGGVTKAGRTKNSKGTARRTAKPRGSSKKPAATIPPNTTAPMQPRQDSTTFADASYPSNGPYGPNAFPNPSPSDRPPADGATFSQYPPYQNSNSGYFPSNPNYNPEYGNNYYPQQAPYGSNYPSQYSPNNPDQGGYNQNFWGNSNYYGNQGYYGNQQYGPNQPPAEFNGNPPPSYTNPPQYASNYNPPPNNPPYPGNSLPPYSNNQEGYGNQIRPQYQGTFPNTPGYPQYNAQNPPPEYRNNPPSQEFSNQSYPQTFTGNPGYEGNPPAAYNQFGNQPQNYQNYVNNIPSHQSQNNAMANQPQGNNTSNQPIVKTECTMDSNYRPAEVKGEPNEPQTSTSAPYGNPYGYPPRYPETENPNGNYNCPYPNFPPPLETKPPLCSASSGSPVTSWPLTETLKTEVDKIKSEEKLEMKSESDGEVKIEDLDTKKIVKDEVKKEFNVMPMTPKNMGTQFFNKCDNISKMDSVKSDVSETDVETTKKGRQKGKGKEEKKTDNKPKPRGRAAKAKGRKDRKKSKEKNNDESESEESEKEEKLNKEDEIALTKKAEEVTYDWASELFKEYIPGIIENSAKMELFFYILNESIKLGDRLLLFSQSLFTLNLIEDFLERNFIPGTTRFWERNTSYYRLDGSTHALEREKLINEFNANPHVYLFLVSTRAGSLGINLVGANRVIVFDASWNPCHDTQAVCRVYRYGQKKPCFVYRFVMDCCLEKKIYDRQINKQGMADRVVDECNPDAVLSMKEITNLCFDNDEKEAEIKDLSEHRDKYIDMLMQGIITLHSKLLSKEPFQHESLLVDRKEKKLSSAEKRLAQRGYELEKKAASAPKPTTAYRTVRTADGSLVQRPVASVRPMQHGARWIPADVWRRQGMTAQEMTLPLDVVIPTNSAEKTNIVLKAGQRVMVLKSPKGIYMQLESGKIIAIKTSLKGLGQKGAENKDNPLGKKVLGNRPPPVNIPGSLKNNSAITITSKTGPRPGYHRVIRPSFNKIQRPALSGQKISDIRNRLGELRSYASMRGKLPMSPTRMLRPNLPGSLSITKIPKEVKRPTPDNNSPVTANTDDEPHVLDSDDEEETNKEENSQSPKESPDINLDESKPTSDNDNNKSVVSENSTNEYREPIVLTTDEKLPSEEALEDKLQSENDSIETPMNLQNKLSDDTPMNLVSRSSSKINLLKNYRHQRPVNRVPNESSLSQLERTATALNKEGLPDFRKNLDDITQSYSPGTEEKSSSSRKKRSPSKVDVSDSQNERQTNMSHSVSNLLGPSNLTKPRMGDHPIQNSLPQIPQQHSRLPNSGNPQNLAGIPQDPHSLAYNLGTKHQPLPTNIGHSSLIPSASPSVCNEPPSGPLRSGTEVPPAMSANVMPTSSQVYPAGNPPTEAPYAQYPGYGMGYGAYPNTAYYGGYGSGYYPPYGPHGAAAGAPAPFTGTPPAPTEPYLPSNPQW encoded by the exons ATGGGTGATGCTGGCGGGACTATGTCAGTTAGAGGCAAATTTAAAGGAAAAGTTGGAGAAGATGAAGATCCGGAAGAGGAAGTTTGGAACAGCGAGGACGAAGATGAAACAATTGCAAGAATACAACGCGCACATTTTGCTCAGGCTGCTGCTATGAACCCTCGGAAGAAGATTACCCAACGTCCTCGACCAATGAGCCATAAAAGAAAAATGGAAGCAGTTAAAACATTTCACGATTttacaaagaaattaaaaaaggacACTGGCATTACTATACGCAGTTTAATTGGTCAAAATGTGTTAGAATTAAGTGATTTTTCTAGTGATGACAACAACACTGATAGTGATGGTTTATCAGAAGAAGAGTTTGTAGTTGATCCTAGTGCTGTAGAAGATTTGAATGATGAGAATGACAGTTACATTGACCCAGAAACTGGTGACATTGTTGAAGCAAAAAAATCGAAACAAATGGTTGCAGGTTTACCAAAATCTATCCTGGATGAGTCAATGGTTCATAAAAGTGATCAGGAACCAAAGACACTTACAATTAgtgatataataaatgatggtggtttagatttaataaaaaatgttgagaTAGCTGAGGTAGAACAAGGTGAGTTGTGTTCTGATAAAACAACagaagaattattaaatatgtcaaAGCAAGAAGATGGGACTCAGGATTTTGAATTAACAGAAAAATTAAAGGAAATGGAACAGATAAGTGTGAAACCTTTAAATAATGATGAACAAGAAGACGAGGAGAAAGAACAGAGTGAAGAAACACAGGCTGAAACTGATGAGGag AAAAAAGCATCTAACCCTAGTACACTGAATGTTCGGCGAAACATTAGAGAAGTCATGGACGAGAAGAACCTAGATGCATCTACTCTTGCTGCACAAAGACAGGAGTCTGAGAGATTGGCTCGTGTTCAGGAACAACAGAGAATTATTAGAGAA GTACAAAGGCAGATAGCTCtaaatagacaaaataaaatacatcaaaaaACATTATCATTACTTCAAGGTGGATCATCTATATTGAAAAAGGGTGGCTCTGCACAAAAGCTAAA TTTACCAAACACAGTATTAGTTAAATTACCCTCTGGCGATATAAAGAAGACATCAGTCAAACAGGGTCAAGTAGAAGTAACAAAAGTATCAAAACCGACTACATCTGGGGCTTCCATGCttcaaaaacaaatgaaaccTGATCAAAAATCTGAGAAAAAAGag GTGGTAGAAATAGTCGACAGCAGTAGTGGGGAGGActcatcttcatcatcatctgACTCAGATGATTGTATAATGCTGTCAGATTCAGAAGTTCCTCCCAGTCCAGAAGCTGAAGATGATCCAGGCAATTctg gTCTTCAtgttaatgatacatataatGTACCAGATGAGCAAGGACGGGTCCTAATAAACATAGGTCATGCTGAAAATGAAGAAGATATATTCCTTGCACCACAAATTGCTAGGATTATAAAACCACACCAA aTTGGTGGAGTTAGGTTTTTGTTTGACAATATAATAGAATCAGTGCAGAGATTTTCGACATCTACCGGTTTTGGCTGCATATTGGCACATTCCATGGGCTTAGGGAAAACACTACAAATTGTTTGCTTCTGTGATATATTCTTACGACACACTAATTCTAAGACAGTTTTATGCATCATGCCTATAAATACTCTTCAGAATTGG GTAGCTGAATTCAATATGTGGCTTCCATTAGATGCAACAAATAGTCCACTAGCGGCACATGGTGAAGTTCGACCCCGAAACTTTCCCATTTATGTGTTAAACGATAGTCACAAAACATTACAAATGCGCGCTAAAGTTGTTAAG GAGTGGTCAACTGTAGGTGGAGTTTTAATGATTGGATATGAGCTGTATAGATTATTAAGTatgaaaaaagacaaaaaacCTCGTAAGAAAAAGAAAACTGACAAAAATGACGCAGAAAAGGAGAAAGAGGAAAAGAAAAATGAAAGATTGGATGATGACACACAG GGAATGCACTCAAATCATTTTAAGCCCTTAGATGATATACGAGCAGATCGAGATGATGGTGATTCTTTAGGTAAAGGAGATACAGAACAAAAAGATGACAAGAAAGAAGATACACAAAATGATGAAGATAAAAAACTCTTAGATG AAATGTATGAAGCTCTAGTTAAACCTGGGCCTGATCTAGTAATTTGCGATGAAGGACATCGTATAAAAAACTCACATTCGAACATATCTTATGCTTTAAAGCAAATGAGAACCAAACGTCGAGTCGTATTGACAG gctATCCTCTTCAAAATAACTTATTAGAGTATTGGTGTATGGTAGATTTTGTCCGTCCCAATTATTTGGGTAGTAAGACAGAGTTTTGTAATATGTTCGAACGACCAATACAAAATGGACAGTGTATAGATTCTACACCCCAGGATATAAGACTTATGAGATACCGAGCACATGTATTACACTCCTTGCTTGTGGGCTTTGTACAGAG acgTTCCCACGCTGTGTTACAGTCGACGCTACCACAAAAAGAGGAATACGTACTTCTTGTACGATTGACGCCATTACAGCGTAAATTGTACGATAGATTTATGAATGAAGTAGTTAGATCTGCTTCAGTTCCTAACCCTTTGAAGGCATTTGCCATATGTTGTAag ATATGGAATCATCCAGatgtactttataattttttgaaaaaacgAAATGAAGTCAATGCAGCTATAGAAGAGGATTTGGATTTGGAGGAAATTGGTGGAGTCACTAAAGCTGGCCGTACTAAAAATAGCAAAGGCACAGCAAGAAGAACAGCAAAACCACGG GGGTCATCAAAAAAACCTGCAGCGACTATACCACCGAATACGACAGCGCCTATGCAGCCGAGACAAGATTCCACTACCTTTGCAGATGCGTCATACCCTTCCAATGGACCATATGGTCCTAACGCTTTTCCAAATCCATCCCCGTCTGATCGTCCTCCCGCTGACGGAGCTACATTTTCTCAATATCCGCCTTATCAAAACTCTAATAGTGGCTATTTCCCTTCTAATCCCAATTATAATCCGGAATATGGAAATAATTATTACCCACAGCAGGCCCCATACGGTAGTAACTATCCAAGTCAATATTCTCCAAACAATCCCGATCAGGGGGGGTACAATCAAAACTTTTGGGGAAACAGTAACTATTATGGTAATCAAGGATATTATGGAAATCAGCAATATGGACCAAATCAACCTCCTGCTGAGTTTAATGGAAATCCTCCTCCGAGCTATACTAACCCCCCACAATACGCATCAAACTATAATCCACCTCCGAACAATCCTCCATATCCAGGGAATTCCTTGCCACCCTATTCGAATAATCAAGAAGGTTACGGAAATCAAATCAGGCCTCAATATCAAGGTACGTTTCCAAATACACCTGGATACCCGCAATATAATGCTCAAAATCCTCCACCAGAATATCGGAATAACCCACCGTCTCAAGAATTTTCAAATCAGTCATATCCACAAACATTTACTGGAAATCCTGGGTACGAAGGCAATCCGCCTGCCGCTTACAATCAGTTTGGAAATCAACCTCAGAATTATCAAAACTACGTGAATAATATTCCTTCACATCAAAGTCAGAATAATGCTATGGCTAATCAGCCCCAAGGAAATAATACTTCTAATCAACCAATTGTGAAAACTGAATGCACAATGGATTCGAACTATCGACCCGCTGAGGTAAAAGGTGAACCAAATGAGCCCCAAACTTCGACATCCGCTCCTTATGGCAACCCATATGGCTATCCTCCACGATATCCTGAAACAGAAAATCCAAATGGTAATTACAATTGCCCATATCCCAACTTTCCTCCTCCACTTGAAACAAAACCACCTCTATGTAGCGCAAGTTCTGGTAGTCCTGTTACTTCATGGCCCTTGACGGAGACACTTAAAACGGaggttgataaaattaaatctgaAGAAAAATTGGAAATGAAATCTGAATCAGATGGAGAAGTTAAAATTGAGGACTTAGAtacgaaaaaaattgtaaaagacGAAGTTAAAAAAGAGTTTAATGTAATGCCGATGACACCTAAAAACATGGGAAcgcaattttttaacaaatgtgACAACATTTCGAAGATGGATAGTGTGAAAAGTGATGTATCGGAGACAGACGTCGAAACTACTAAAAAAGGCAGACAAAAGGGTAAGGGGAAAGAAGAGAAAAAAACTGATAATAAACCGAAACCCAGAGGTAGAGCAGCTAAGGCGAAAGGGCGAAAAGATCGAAAGAaatcgaaagaaaaaaataacgacGAATCCGAATCAGAAGAAAGCGAAAAAGAGGAGAAATTGAATAAGGAGGACGAAATAGCATTAACGAAAAAGGCTGAGGAAGTGACATATGATTGGGCATCTGAATTATTTAAGGAGTATATACCTGGCATTATAGAAAACTCTGCTAAGATGGAGCttttcttttacattttaaatgagaGTATAAAACTCGGAGACAGGTTACTGTTGTTTAGTCAGAGCCTGTTCACACTTAACCTCATTGAAGATTTTCTGGAGAGGAATTTTATTCCTGGTACCACACGATTTTGGGAGAGAAATACATCGTACTATC gtctGGACGGTTCCACCCATGCACTTGAACGGGAAAAACTTATTAACGAGTTTAATGCGAATCCTCACGTGTACTTGTTCTTAGTGTCGACTCGTGCGGGATCATTAGGTATAAATCTGGTAGGCGCTAATCGTGTCATTGTATTTGATGCAAGTTGGAATCCGTGTCACGATACTCAGGCAGTTTGCAGAGTTTACag ATACGGTCAAAAGAAGCCATGCTTTGTATATCGGTTTGTAATGGACTGTTGTCTTGAAAAGAAGATTTATGACAGGCAAATAAATAAGCAAGGAATGGCTGATCGGGTTGTGGATGAATGCAATCCGGACGCTGTGCTCTCCATGAAAGAGATCACGAATTTGTGTTTCGATAACGATGAAAAG GAAGCAGAAATTAAGGATTTATCAGAACACAGAGATAAATACATTGACATGCTTATGCAAGGTATTATAACATTACACAGCAAGTTGTTAAGCAAAGAACCTTTCCAGCACGAATCGTTGCTGGTCGATAGAAAGGAAAAGAAATTGTCGAGTGCTGAAAAAAGACTGGCACAGAGAGG gTACGAGCTAGAAAAGAAAGCGGCTTCGGCGCCCAAGCCGACGACGGCGTACAGAACAGTCCGCACGGCTGACGGCAGCCTCGTGCAGCGCCCCGTGGCGTCCGTGCGGCCCATGCAGCACGGCGCGCGCTGGATCCCCGCCGACGTGTGGCGCCGCCAGGGCATGACCGCGCAAGAGATGACGCTGCCCCTAG atgtTGTTATACCAACAAATTCAGCGGAGAAAACTAACATAGTCCTTAAGGCGGGTCAACGTGTAATGGTGTTGAAGTCACCAAAAGGAATCTATATGCAACTGGAATCTGGAAAGATAATTGCAATCAAAACGTCACTTAAAGGATTGGGACAAAAAGGTGCAGAGAACAAGGACAATCCCCTAGGAAAGAAAG ttttagGTAATCGACCACCACCAGTCAACATACCTGGATctctaaaaaataattctgCAATTACGATCACGTCTAAAACAGGACCGAGACCAGGTTATCACAGAGTTATAAGACCTTCATTTAACAAAATTCAAAGACCTGCACTTTCCGGTCAAAAAATTTCTGATATTAGAAATCGTTTAGGGGAGTTACGTTCGTACGCTTCCATGCGGGGTAAACTGCCCATGTCGCCAACTCGAATGCTTAGACCTAACTTGCCGGGTTCCCTGAGTATAACAAAAATACCCAAAGAAGTTAAGAGACCTACACCTGATAATAATTCACCAGTTACCGCCAATACAGATGATGAGCCTCATGTTTTAGACAGTGATGATGAAGAAGAGACGAATAAAGAAGAAAATTCACAGTCGCCTAAAGAAAGCCCAGATATAAATTTGGATGAGTCTAAACCTACGtctgataatgataataataagagtGTAGTAAGCGAAAATTCGACTAATGAATATAGAGAACCTATTGTTTTGACTACAGACGAAAAATTACCTTCAGAGGAAGCGTTAGAAGACAAATTGCAATCAGAAAATGATTCTATAGAAACCCCcatgaatttacaaaataaattaagtgaCGACACGCCTATGAATCTCGTTAGTCGAAGTTCGAGTAAAATTAATCTGCTGAAAAATTATAGACATCAACGTCCGGTTAATCGCGTACCAAACGAATCGAGTCTTAGTCAGTTAGAAAGAACAGCCACTGCTTTAAACAAAGAAGGTCTTCCCGATTTCCGTAAGAATCTAGATGATATAACGCAATCCTACTCACCTGGTACTGAAGAGAAAAGCAGTTCATCGAGGAAAAAACGGTCTCCCAGTAAGGTTGATGTATCTGATTCCCAAAACGAAAGGCAGACAAATATGTCTCATAGTGTTTCTAACCTACTAGGTCCTAGCAACTTGACGAAACCCAGAATGGGTGATCACCCGATACAGAATTCTTTACCACAGATACCACAACAACACAGTCGATTGCCCAACTCGGGGAATCCTCAAAATCTTGCGGGGATTCCTCAAGATCCTCATTCTCTTGCTTATAATTTAGGCACTAAACATCAACCTTTGCCCACAAATATCGGCCACAGTAGCTTGATACCAAGCGCCTCTCCGTCAGTGTGTAACGAGCCTCCATCTGGTCCTCTGAGAAGTGGGACTGAAGTTCCTCCTGCAATGTCTGCGAATGTTATGCCAACTTCTAGCCAAGTATATCCTGCGGGTAATCCTCCAACAGAGGCACCATACGCTCAATATCCAG GTTATGGAATGGGATACGGTGCATATCCGAATACTGCATACTATGGCGGTTACGGGAGTGGTTATTATCCGCCATATGGGCCACATGGCGCAGCAGCTGGGGCTCCAGCGCCATTTACGGGGACTCCCCCTGCTCCCACGGAGCCCTACCTGCCGTCGAATCCGCAGTGGTAA
- the LOC126768516 gene encoding titin-like — MWLQTLLITLPAFSIAAIKVPVETTAETITSTVPINGEQVVPIYYVSDEANIDSYLLPPDPHKPEEVDHQKVATPATYLLPPAPDAQNEYYYKPTEPGEQTDWLPIIAAPQKQAEVIPIAQEGRPNLQELRENLRTRKMLNGEHGYSIPSRNLLPPRENAPNDFVLLSPSVELELPSEEIDHTLHNSPAKIPLSTLRGPLKYLMNVPIKLDPIPLPYITPPKNEYRSPTRLYPKKYYNEFKPVPIPVSQYADASVEEVPNENPAEPLKQTINTDNEYFVPSDQKKKYLYEQSDKKRKLKQHHEVAELDTTTSETLTEVPPAEPEASETNYRSPGRGEYPTELKQSHHANPKAKNGLKSKGERTEFRMHGMKGPHSYQFGYDTGKGKNRQFRYEERDNDGHVKGHYGYMDKFGKLRVVNYDADPEHGFRAEVPVEKE; from the exons ATGTGGCTGCAAACACTCTTA ataacaCTACCTGCTTTTTCTATAGCAGCAATTAAAGTACCGGTGGAAACAACAGCTGAGACTATTACTAGCACAGTACCTATCAATGGAGAGCAAGTCGTTCCAATTTACTATGTTTCCGATGAAGCGAATATTGATAGTTATTTACTTCCACCTGATCCTCATAAGCCCGAGGAGGTCGATCATCAAAAAGTGGCCACACCAGCAACTTACCTGTTGCCACCGGCACCAGATGCccaaaacgaatattattataagcctACAGAGCCAGGTGAACAAACTGACTGGCTTCCTATAATAGCAGCACCTCAAAAACAAGCTGAGGTAATTCCGATAGCTCAAGAAGGGCGACCAAATCTGCAAGAACTCAGAGAAAATTTGAGAACAAGAAAAATGCTTAACGGAGAACACGGCTATTCAATTCCATCAAGAAATTTACTGCCACCACGGGAAAATGCACCTAATGATTTTGTACTTTTATCTCCTTCCGTTGAATTAGAACTACCTTCAGAGGAAATTGATCATACGTTACACAATTCACCAGCTAAAATTCCACTGTCTACATTAAGAGGGCCTCTTAAATATCTTATGAATGTTCCGATTAAACTCGATCCGATACCTTTGCCATATATAACACCACCCAAGAATGAGTATAGGAGCCCAACACGTTTATatcctaaaaaatattataatgaattcaaGCCTGTACCAATACCAGTATCTCAGTATGCTGATGCTTCTGTGGAGGAAGTGCCTAATGAAAACCCAGCTGAGCcattaaaacaaactataaataCTGATAATGAGTACTTCGTACCGTCCgaccagaaaaaaaaatacttatatgaaCAATCTGATAAAAAACGCAAATTAAAGCAACATCATGAAGTAGctgaa TTGGACACTACGACTAGCGAAACTCTTACGGAAGTACCCCCAGCAGAGCCAGAAGCTTCTGAAACGAATTATAGGAGTCCTGGAC gTGGCGAATATCCAACTGAATTAAAACAATCACATCATGCAAATCCTAAAGCGAAGAATGGTTTAAAGTCGAAAGGCGAGCGAACGGAATTTCGAATGCACGGCATGAAAGGCCCTCATAGTTATCAATTTGGTTACGACACTGGAAAAGG TAAAAATCGTCAGTTTCGATACGAAGAGCGCGACAATGACGGTCATGTAAAAGGTCACTATGGTTACATGGATAAATTTGGAAAACTTCGCGTCGTCAACTACGACGCCGATCCAGAACATGGGTTCCGAGCCGAGGTTCCCGTAGAAAAGGAATAA